The following coding sequences lie in one Cupriavidus sp. WKF15 genomic window:
- the infA gene encoding translation initiation factor IF-1, whose protein sequence is MAKEELIEFGGVVSEALPDNRYRVLLENGVEIWAYASGKMQKHRIRILAGDRVTLEMSPYDLTKGRINFRHKS, encoded by the coding sequence TTGGCTAAGGAAGAACTCATTGAATTTGGCGGTGTGGTGTCGGAAGCCCTGCCCGACAATCGTTACCGAGTCCTGCTGGAGAATGGCGTCGAGATCTGGGCCTATGCATCGGGCAAGATGCAGAAGCACCGCATCCGCATTCTGGCAGGCGATCGCGTCACCCTGGAAATGTCGCCGTACGACCTGACCAAGGGCCGCATCAACTTCCGCCACAAGTCCTGA
- a CDS encoding histidine phosphatase family protein: protein MNLILWRHAEAEELPDPLSLSRHADLQRPLTRRGRKQADSSAAWLRAQLPAGTRVLCSPALRTRETASALSSHPEVVEALAPGADVSAVLGAIGWPQGDENVVVVGHQPWIGRLASLLLAGTEMNWSVRKSGIWWLASRTRESEAQTVLRAVMNPEFL from the coding sequence ATGAACCTGATCCTCTGGCGTCACGCCGAAGCCGAAGAGCTCCCTGATCCGCTGAGCCTGAGCCGGCACGCGGACCTGCAGCGCCCGCTGACGCGCCGCGGGCGCAAGCAGGCGGACAGTTCCGCGGCCTGGCTGCGCGCCCAGTTGCCAGCCGGCACCCGTGTGCTGTGCAGTCCTGCCCTGCGCACGCGAGAGACCGCATCAGCGCTTAGCAGCCATCCTGAAGTTGTGGAGGCCCTCGCGCCCGGCGCGGATGTCAGCGCCGTTCTCGGCGCGATAGGCTGGCCTCAGGGCGACGAAAACGTCGTGGTGGTGGGTCATCAGCCCTGGATCGGAAGACTGGCCAGTCTGCTGCTGGCCGGCACGGAGATGAACTGGAGCGTGCGCAAGAGCGGCATCTGGTGGCTGGCCAGCCGCACCCGCGAAAGCGAGGCGCAAACGGTGCTGCGCGCGGTCATGAATCCAGAATTCCTCTGA
- a CDS encoding SDR family oxidoreductase — translation MHNRAMDSAFEGLVAVVTGGGAGIGRAVAEALLARAARVAILDRDTGEVPHGVTALSADVTDDAAVAQAIGGFGASHGRIDILVNNAGVSYPATVEDGPLSDWQRLFDLNVLGYVRTTRAALPFLRRSRHASIVNMSSCTASTGLRRRVAYSATKGAIESMTRAMAADLLHEGIRVNAVSPGTVDTPFIRTLIAQAPDPAAQEQIYHHRQPTGFMLSAEEVAEAVLYLAHPGARSTVGTVLTLDGGLSSLRLFSS, via the coding sequence ATGCACAACCGCGCAATGGATTCTGCATTTGAAGGACTGGTGGCTGTGGTCACAGGCGGCGGCGCCGGCATAGGCCGCGCGGTGGCCGAAGCTTTGTTGGCACGCGCTGCGCGCGTCGCCATACTGGACCGCGATACCGGTGAAGTTCCACACGGAGTGACCGCTCTTTCCGCCGATGTGACGGACGACGCAGCGGTAGCGCAAGCCATAGGCGGTTTCGGCGCGTCCCACGGCCGCATCGACATCCTTGTCAACAACGCCGGAGTTAGCTACCCGGCTACTGTCGAGGACGGGCCGCTTTCCGACTGGCAGCGGCTGTTCGACCTCAACGTGCTCGGCTACGTGCGCACCACACGCGCAGCCCTTCCCTTCCTGCGCCGGTCACGCCACGCGTCAATTGTCAATATGTCGTCATGCACAGCTAGCACCGGACTGCGCAGGCGCGTCGCGTACTCCGCCACCAAGGGCGCAATTGAGTCGATGACGCGTGCCATGGCGGCCGATCTCCTCCATGAAGGCATCCGTGTCAATGCCGTGAGCCCGGGCACCGTGGACACACCGTTCATCCGGACGCTGATCGCCCAGGCGCCCGACCCGGCCGCACAAGAGCAGATCTACCACCATCGACAGCCGACAGGTTTCATGCTGAGCGCCGAGGAAGTGGCCGAGGCGGTTCTCTACCTTGCCCATCCGGGCGCTCGATCCACAGTGGGCACGGTGTTGACGCTCGACGGTGGTCTGTCCTCCCTGAGGCTTTTCAGCTCGTGA
- a CDS encoding alpha/beta hydrolase, which yields MKLSKFLSPFVAFTVGAAAFTASAGEATELRIQKAGQSIYVKDYPGAEPAMVMVHGFPDNHRIYDELAPILSERGQRVITFDFLGFGDSEKSGTFQYSFDQQESDLAAVADALHLKSFIPVAHDAGGPAVINYARKHQDRVSAIVLLNTYYTDTPTLKLPQLIRLSSTGWLKPAAEAVMSSTTLRNWLLSYQANQFVADAPEKIRTKVKSSLLPIIEDNFEKLDSIRGFNLMTGDLNKNVEENRKAVDQLASLEMPVTLIWGEGDPFLNVGVAKDLAKQFKHAELHLLPLNHWPQVDDPKAVADILSPVAAVSH from the coding sequence ATGAAACTTTCAAAATTTCTTAGCCCTTTCGTCGCGTTCACCGTGGGCGCCGCAGCTTTTACCGCATCGGCAGGTGAGGCCACCGAGCTTCGCATCCAGAAAGCAGGTCAGTCCATCTACGTGAAAGACTATCCCGGTGCGGAGCCGGCAATGGTCATGGTTCATGGCTTTCCAGACAACCATCGAATTTATGACGAGTTGGCGCCCATCCTTTCCGAGCGCGGCCAACGTGTCATCACGTTTGACTTCCTCGGCTTTGGAGATTCGGAAAAATCAGGCACCTTCCAGTATTCATTTGACCAGCAGGAATCCGATCTTGCGGCGGTCGCCGACGCATTGCACCTGAAGTCCTTCATTCCAGTGGCACATGACGCAGGTGGCCCGGCGGTGATCAACTACGCACGCAAGCACCAAGACCGTGTCAGCGCGATCGTCTTGCTCAACACCTACTACACCGATACGCCGACCTTGAAGCTGCCGCAGTTGATCCGACTGAGCTCTACCGGATGGCTCAAGCCCGCCGCCGAAGCAGTCATGAGCAGCACGACTCTACGGAACTGGCTGTTGAGCTACCAGGCCAACCAATTCGTGGCCGATGCGCCTGAAAAAATCCGAACAAAAGTCAAGAGCAGTCTGCTACCGATAATCGAAGACAACTTCGAAAAACTCGATTCGATCCGTGGATTTAACTTGATGACCGGAGACCTGAACAAGAACGTTGAGGAGAACCGCAAAGCAGTGGACCAACTGGCAAGCCTCGAAATGCCCGTGACCCTGATTTGGGGTGAAGGCGATCCGTTCCTAAATGTAGGTGTTGCCAAAGACCTAGCCAAACAGTTCAAGCACGCCGAACTTCACCTTCTGCCGCTTAACCACTGGCCTCAAGTTGATGACCCGAAAGCAGTTGCCGACATTCTTTCGCCTGTGGCAGCGGTCAGCCATTAA
- a CDS encoding GNAT family N-acetyltransferase codes for MRDLPTPTQPLFDSLPNGLGGQSARRRLHRPSDTPANESPVLSVAWARHQDEVVEAQRLRYKVFADEMGARLASKVPELDVDMFDAYCDHLIVRDMATLKVVGTYRVLPPHQAKRIGCLYAESEFDLVRLSHLRPKMLELGRSCVHRDYRSGSVIMALWGGLGEYLQRWGIESMLGCASVPMSDGGHYAASLHRLFSERSLAPIEYHAFPRLPLPVEDLNQQLDVEPPALIKGYLRLGARICGLPAWDPDFNVADFLTLLRVNDMNPRYARHFLGLNRPA; via the coding sequence ATGCGAGACCTCCCGACGCCTACCCAGCCGCTTTTCGACTCCCTGCCCAATGGCCTCGGTGGCCAGTCGGCGCGGAGGCGTCTTCATCGCCCGTCGGATACACCGGCAAATGAATCGCCTGTTCTCAGCGTGGCGTGGGCGCGCCACCAGGACGAAGTAGTCGAGGCCCAGCGCCTGCGTTACAAGGTATTCGCCGACGAGATGGGCGCGCGCCTGGCGTCGAAGGTGCCCGAGCTGGATGTCGACATGTTCGACGCCTACTGCGACCACCTGATCGTACGGGACATGGCCACGCTCAAGGTAGTTGGCACCTACCGCGTGCTGCCGCCGCACCAGGCCAAACGTATCGGCTGCCTGTATGCGGAATCGGAATTCGACCTGGTGCGCCTTTCGCACCTGCGACCGAAGATGCTCGAACTCGGCCGTTCCTGCGTGCACCGCGACTACCGCTCGGGCAGTGTCATCATGGCCCTGTGGGGTGGCCTGGGCGAGTATCTGCAGCGCTGGGGCATCGAATCGATGCTCGGCTGCGCCAGCGTGCCCATGAGCGACGGCGGCCACTATGCGGCCAGCTTGCACCGGCTGTTCAGCGAGCGTTCGCTGGCGCCGATCGAGTACCATGCCTTCCCGCGCCTGCCGCTGCCCGTCGAAGACCTCAACCAGCAACTCGACGTCGAACCGCCGGCACTGATCAAGGGCTACCTGCGCCTGGGCGCCCGCATCTGCGGCCTGCCCGCCTGGGATCCGGACTTCAATGTGGCCGACTTCCTGACGCTGCTGCGGGTGAATGACATGAACCCGCGCTATGCCCGCCACTTCCTCGGCCTGAACCGCCCAGCCTGA
- a CDS encoding SMP-30/gluconolactonase/LRE family protein, which produces MWEPHVGYPDPAVQVLHPSFERYRIVLAAVERLATGFRFTEGPVWFGDHRCLLFSDIPNNRIMRWDEQSDAVSVFRSPSNFANGNARDRQGRLVSCEHGTRRVTRTEHNGSITVLADSYEGKPLNSPNDVVVKSDGTIWFTDPAFGISSDYEGNRAEPELPTYLYRLDTRSGRLSVAADDLLSPNGLAFSPDEKQLYVVQSRATPYRNIVVYDVVDDGSRLNHQRALIDCGPGIPDGLRCDEDGNLWCGWGMGDPELDGVMVFSPQGERIGRIRLPERCANLCFGGRHRNRLFMAGSQSLYSLYVNTRGAL; this is translated from the coding sequence ATGTGGGAACCCCATGTCGGCTATCCCGATCCTGCAGTACAGGTGCTGCACCCGAGCTTCGAACGCTATCGCATAGTGCTGGCAGCAGTAGAGCGCCTGGCCACCGGCTTTCGCTTCACCGAGGGGCCGGTCTGGTTTGGTGACCATCGCTGCCTATTGTTCAGCGATATCCCAAACAACCGGATCATGCGCTGGGATGAGCAGTCTGACGCAGTCAGCGTCTTTCGCTCCCCATCAAACTTCGCAAATGGCAACGCGCGCGACCGCCAGGGCCGCCTGGTAAGTTGCGAGCACGGCACGCGGCGCGTCACGCGCACCGAACACAACGGCTCGATCACGGTATTGGCCGATTCCTATGAAGGAAAGCCGCTCAACTCGCCCAATGATGTAGTGGTGAAGTCCGACGGCACGATCTGGTTCACCGACCCCGCTTTCGGTATTTCGAGCGACTACGAAGGCAACCGCGCCGAGCCCGAATTGCCAACGTACCTTTACCGCCTAGATACACGCTCAGGCCGGCTTTCTGTAGCCGCCGACGACCTTCTCTCACCAAACGGTTTGGCGTTTTCCCCCGATGAGAAGCAACTCTACGTCGTGCAAAGTCGCGCAACGCCCTATCGCAACATCGTTGTTTACGACGTGGTTGACGACGGCTCGCGCCTAAACCACCAGCGAGCGCTGATTGACTGTGGCCCGGGCATCCCCGATGGGCTGCGCTGCGACGAAGATGGCAATCTCTGGTGCGGCTGGGGCATGGGCGATCCCGAGCTAGACGGCGTAATGGTCTTCTCGCCGCAAGGGGAGCGCATCGGCCGCATCCGACTACCCGAACGTTGCGCGAACCTTTGCTTCGGCGGTCGGCATCGCAACAGACTGTTCATGGCTGGCAGCCAGTCACTCTATTCGCTGTATGTGAACACCCGTGGTGCCCTCTGA
- a CDS encoding GGDEF domain-containing protein yields the protein MKCAPVRGERAGRASPFALALAAGGRGPVWRHIENDGPKAGPTQKGESGDVRVAACRWTGMKMFQSHMIVLIAGLLALQMAVVCAVLRRSQGMELSGLTSWALGGLVAASGAAMPAVAEFAGYWLAADAVDMALFSGISLMVVGTRHFAGKPGRASMLVVVNLVLAAAMAGGIWLPHIGWLQALRPWMPAALGLGQTLLLLDLVRNAVPLLVHKRGTGRFAALSLVLIAAGCAGLNAWNLSGSIAQPDVPGPLAQDGSLVVLNVFAVVGLSVSFALMAHDRLRRMLERKANHDDLTGLLARGAFWQQLEAASVQADRSGKPLTVAFVDLDHFKAINDVYGHMAGDSVLRHFAGLLRKTVGPQDIIGRLGGEEFAIAMPETTLERGRATSLRLSTTVRNTPCPSEPDAIAYTVSIGIAQREPTEAVENLMRRADQGLYDAKHAGRSCVSLHRTGKPQHGAGTGESAHWRRAAF from the coding sequence ATGAAGTGCGCTCCCGTCCGCGGAGAGCGTGCCGGCCGTGCCAGTCCGTTCGCGCTTGCGTTGGCGGCCGGCGGTCGGGGACCGGTCTGGCGGCACATTGAAAACGACGGTCCCAAAGCAGGACCGACACAGAAAGGCGAGAGTGGCGACGTGCGGGTCGCTGCTTGTCGCTGGACGGGAATGAAGATGTTTCAGTCGCACATGATTGTGCTCATTGCAGGCCTGTTAGCCCTGCAAATGGCGGTGGTTTGTGCCGTGTTGCGCCGCTCGCAGGGAATGGAGCTGAGCGGCCTGACTTCGTGGGCGCTCGGCGGCCTCGTGGCCGCGTCAGGGGCCGCCATGCCAGCCGTTGCGGAGTTCGCGGGGTATTGGCTGGCCGCCGATGCTGTCGACATGGCTCTGTTCTCTGGCATTTCGCTGATGGTGGTGGGCACGCGGCATTTCGCCGGAAAGCCCGGCCGGGCCTCCATGCTGGTGGTTGTGAATCTGGTCCTCGCGGCAGCGATGGCGGGCGGCATCTGGTTGCCGCATATCGGCTGGCTGCAGGCGCTGCGCCCCTGGATGCCAGCGGCGCTGGGTCTCGGGCAGACGCTGCTGCTGCTGGACCTGGTTCGGAATGCTGTACCGTTGCTCGTGCACAAGCGAGGCACGGGACGGTTCGCTGCTCTGTCGCTGGTGCTGATTGCGGCGGGGTGTGCCGGGCTGAATGCCTGGAATCTCTCCGGATCCATCGCCCAGCCGGACGTGCCTGGTCCGCTGGCGCAGGACGGTTCGCTGGTCGTGCTGAACGTTTTTGCCGTGGTAGGGCTGTCGGTCAGCTTTGCCTTGATGGCGCACGACCGCCTGCGCCGGATGCTCGAGCGCAAGGCCAACCACGATGACCTGACCGGCCTGCTGGCGCGGGGTGCCTTCTGGCAGCAGCTGGAAGCGGCGAGCGTGCAAGCGGATCGGAGCGGCAAGCCGTTGACGGTCGCGTTCGTGGATCTGGATCACTTCAAGGCCATCAACGATGTGTACGGGCACATGGCCGGTGATAGCGTGCTCAGGCATTTCGCGGGTTTGCTGCGCAAGACGGTAGGTCCGCAAGACATTATTGGCCGGCTCGGCGGCGAGGAATTCGCCATTGCCATGCCTGAGACGACGCTCGAGCGGGGACGCGCGACGAGCCTGCGCCTGAGCACGACCGTGAGAAACACGCCGTGCCCCTCTGAGCCGGACGCGATTGCCTATACCGTCAGCATCGGCATCGCGCAGCGCGAGCCCACGGAGGCGGTGGAGAATTTGATGCGCCGTGCCGACCAGGGGCTCTACGACGCCAAGCACGCCGGCCGCAGTTGCGTGTCGCTGCACCGCACCGGCAAGCCGCAGCATGGCGCCGGCACGGGCGAGTCCGCGCATTGGCGACGCGCGGCATTCTGA
- a CDS encoding tripartite tricarboxylate transporter substrate binding protein → MNNFPQNLTSLCMSLARRRCQPLQRRATSRRIESPLLASLITAMLIAISPARDASAQGKTSAVLPDGHVNFIVPVAAGGGTDLTFRALAEATKPHLGRTIVVLNVPGAGNAVGLIQAASKPANGLNLSSYTSEIFTLPIFQPVKFSANDFRPVILVNEDPACLVVPANTKLDSIDAFIAEAKARRGKVTVGNSGFGNIWHLSAAAFEKKANIELLHVPYNGASPALQAVLGGHIDAFVASPPEVATYVQAGKLKIIAVMADKRSAAFPDVPTLKEKGIDLSIGTWRGIGVPAGTPDEIVKTLHDAFAKGVREKSFVDFMNSRGLTIHYMSTKEFNDFVTHERPIYEALAAGVNKTKPQQQP, encoded by the coding sequence ATGAACAACTTCCCCCAAAACCTCACCTCCCTGTGTATGTCATTGGCCCGACGCCGCTGCCAGCCACTGCAGCGCAGAGCTACGAGCAGGCGCATCGAGTCGCCGCTGCTCGCCTCGCTGATAACGGCAATGCTGATTGCTATCAGCCCGGCCAGGGATGCGAGCGCACAGGGCAAGACCTCCGCAGTGTTGCCGGACGGCCATGTCAACTTCATTGTGCCCGTCGCTGCGGGCGGAGGAACCGACCTTACATTCAGGGCGCTTGCGGAAGCGACCAAGCCGCACCTCGGTCGCACCATCGTAGTTCTCAACGTGCCAGGCGCAGGCAACGCAGTTGGGCTGATCCAAGCCGCTAGCAAGCCCGCCAACGGACTGAACCTCAGTTCGTACACTTCTGAGATTTTTACGCTTCCCATCTTTCAGCCGGTGAAATTCTCAGCCAATGACTTCCGGCCCGTCATTCTTGTGAATGAAGACCCCGCGTGCCTGGTGGTGCCGGCCAACACGAAGCTTGACTCCATCGATGCGTTCATCGCAGAGGCCAAGGCCAGGCGGGGCAAGGTAACCGTGGGCAACTCCGGCTTTGGCAACATCTGGCACCTATCCGCTGCGGCGTTCGAGAAGAAGGCGAACATCGAGCTGCTGCACGTCCCATACAATGGCGCGTCACCTGCATTGCAGGCTGTTCTCGGCGGACACATCGATGCCTTCGTCGCCAGCCCGCCGGAGGTCGCTACCTATGTTCAGGCAGGTAAGCTGAAGATCATCGCAGTGATGGCCGACAAGCGCAGTGCCGCGTTTCCCGACGTGCCGACACTGAAGGAAAAGGGGATCGACCTGTCGATCGGCACGTGGCGAGGTATCGGCGTGCCAGCGGGAACACCGGACGAAATCGTTAAGACTCTTCATGACGCGTTCGCTAAGGGAGTTCGGGAGAAGTCCTTCGTCGATTTCATGAATAGCCGTGGCCTCACCATCCATTACATGTCGACGAAGGAGTTCAACGACTTCGTCACGCATGAGCGTCCGATATATGAAGCGCTGGCTGCTGGAGTCAACAAGACGAAGCCGCAGCAGCAACCGTGA
- a CDS encoding IclR family transcriptional regulator — translation MNKASEVRKTATKRTVAKATATRDHTAAPSPASNPKNVVNSVMKAFSVLHAFTPEMPAMTVSELASATGMDRGTTFRLIHTLLALGYLVPVDVRRFRLGLKCLELGYQTLSSQDLWSHAAPLLQACVPDAADAASLGMLDGADVVFLQRADNGLARRNVDRRPGSRVRAYGAALGHAMLAWLPEHEQVQLLESTERVKLSERTLTDVDALLKRLHQVRKQGYAVSDGENAYGLRTVAVPVFDAQGAPVAGVSLTVDADRMSVAELVASGVPRARAIADELAQFVRFCAAPLQR, via the coding sequence ATGAATAAAGCCAGCGAAGTGCGCAAAACTGCGACAAAGAGGACTGTTGCCAAGGCAACCGCGACGCGGGACCACACTGCTGCGCCGTCGCCGGCAAGCAATCCGAAGAACGTCGTCAACTCGGTGATGAAGGCATTCAGCGTGCTACACGCCTTTACACCAGAGATGCCAGCCATGACGGTGAGTGAACTTGCCTCCGCCACCGGGATGGACCGCGGCACAACATTCCGCCTGATCCACACCTTGCTCGCGCTTGGGTACCTAGTGCCGGTCGATGTGCGCCGCTTTCGCCTCGGGCTGAAGTGCCTGGAGCTAGGCTACCAGACCCTGTCGTCGCAGGACCTCTGGTCGCACGCGGCGCCATTGCTCCAGGCATGCGTGCCCGACGCCGCGGACGCCGCTTCGCTTGGCATGCTTGACGGAGCAGACGTCGTCTTCCTGCAACGCGCCGACAACGGCCTCGCCCGCCGCAACGTAGACCGCCGGCCGGGTAGCCGCGTTCGCGCCTATGGTGCGGCGCTGGGGCATGCCATGCTCGCTTGGCTACCCGAGCACGAGCAAGTGCAACTACTGGAAAGTACGGAGCGCGTCAAGCTGTCCGAGCGGACGCTGACGGACGTCGATGCTCTGCTCAAACGCTTGCACCAAGTGCGCAAGCAAGGGTATGCCGTCTCGGATGGCGAGAACGCCTACGGCTTGCGCACGGTTGCCGTACCGGTGTTCGACGCACAGGGCGCGCCGGTGGCCGGCGTAAGCCTCACCGTCGACGCCGATCGCATGTCGGTTGCCGAACTTGTAGCCTCCGGGGTGCCGCGTGCCCGAGCCATCGCTGACGAACTTGCTCAATTTGTCCGCTTCTGCGCCGCCCCGCTACAGCGCTGA
- a CDS encoding aldolase/citrate lyase family protein produces MFSTLGSSMLAELLGGCGFDWILLDTEHSPNDMPEVIAQLQAMSAFEVSPIVRPAWSDMVLVKRYLDAGAQTLLFPCIQSAAEAATAVGYTRYPPRGVRGVSGSTRAAAYGLNPDYLRSAEEELCVIVQIETVEGLENLEAIAAVDGVDAVFIGPADLAASMGHLGNGQHPIVQAAVDDAFRRLRAIEKPAGYLTLNESEAERRIADGVDFVGVATDTSIITRAATALVKRMTKQ; encoded by the coding sequence ATGTTCTCAACGCTCGGCAGCTCCATGCTCGCTGAATTGCTAGGGGGCTGCGGGTTCGACTGGATCTTGCTTGACACTGAGCATTCGCCCAACGATATGCCGGAAGTGATCGCGCAATTACAGGCGATGTCGGCTTTCGAAGTTAGTCCCATCGTGCGTCCCGCGTGGTCGGATATGGTGCTGGTGAAGCGCTATCTCGATGCGGGAGCGCAAACGCTGCTCTTTCCTTGCATCCAGTCCGCGGCAGAAGCCGCCACTGCGGTGGGCTATACGCGCTATCCGCCACGCGGTGTGCGTGGAGTGTCAGGCAGCACGCGCGCCGCAGCTTATGGGCTAAATCCCGACTACCTGCGCAGCGCCGAAGAAGAGTTGTGTGTCATCGTGCAGATCGAAACTGTCGAGGGGCTCGAGAACCTGGAAGCCATTGCTGCGGTCGACGGCGTCGATGCCGTATTCATCGGACCAGCCGATCTCGCGGCCTCGATGGGGCATCTGGGTAATGGCCAGCACCCGATAGTACAAGCAGCCGTCGATGATGCTTTCCGGCGCCTACGCGCGATAGAAAAGCCGGCCGGCTACCTTACCCTGAACGAAAGCGAAGCTGAGCGCCGCATCGCCGATGGCGTGGACTTCGTTGGCGTGGCCACCGACACCTCGATCATCACGCGCGCCGCGACCGCTCTGGTCAAGCGCATGACTAAGCAGTGA
- a CDS encoding aspartate/glutamate racemase family protein: protein MAARIAFVHTVGFLVDEFKRLMRAQLPDIDCFHILNESLLQDLLRGSEPTLIHRRVVSQVHLAIDAGADLVVMTCSSTSPAIDIARQTANRPILKIDDPMAAEAVNCGPRIGLLCTATSTVAPSTSLLLAHAELQGRTVAIHPHVNADAYRALMAGDRATHDVLVHDAAVRLSQDVDVLVLAQASLAPLRDSLAAELDCPVLSSPPLLMRELTRHLALLA from the coding sequence ATGGCTGCACGGATCGCCTTTGTCCACACCGTTGGCTTTCTCGTTGACGAGTTCAAGCGCTTGATGCGGGCGCAACTGCCTGACATTGATTGCTTTCATATCCTCAATGAGAGCTTATTGCAGGACTTGCTGCGCGGCAGTGAGCCTACTTTGATTCACCGCCGTGTCGTCAGCCAAGTGCATCTGGCAATCGACGCCGGCGCTGATCTGGTTGTGATGACCTGTTCCTCTACCTCACCCGCTATTGATATCGCGCGTCAGACGGCGAATCGGCCGATACTCAAGATCGACGATCCAATGGCCGCCGAAGCCGTCAACTGCGGCCCGCGTATCGGCCTGCTCTGTACGGCAACGAGTACGGTGGCCCCTAGCACCTCACTGCTACTTGCACATGCCGAACTGCAGGGCCGAACGGTCGCGATTCATCCGCACGTCAATGCCGATGCGTACAGGGCGCTCATGGCGGGCGACCGTGCCACGCACGATGTCTTAGTGCATGATGCCGCCGTCAGGCTATCCCAGGATGTCGACGTCCTGGTGCTGGCCCAAGCGTCTCTAGCCCCTTTGCGGGACAGCCTGGCCGCTGAATTGGACTGCCCCGTGCTTTCCAGCCCGCCTTTGTTGATGCGAGAACTTACTCGTCACCTGGCCCTGCTCGCGTAG